In Candidatus Zixiibacteriota bacterium, the genomic window AGCCATTGTAGAGGAGTCGACCAGATGAAGGATTCACCAACGTACACGCCGTACATTGCCCCGGAGCAATCGATCAGGGAGATGACAATTCGCGGGCTGATCCTGGGATCGGTGCTGGGAATTGCATTCGCCGCGTCCTCGGTGTATCTGGGTTTGAAGGTCGGGTTGACGGTGTCAGCATCGATTCCGATTGCGGTGTTGTCGGTGACGATCTTCCGGGCGTTCGGCAAGGCGACGATTCTCGAAAACAACATGGTGCAAACGGTAGGGTCGGCGGGCGAGTCGATCGCGGCCGGGGTGGCGTTTACGTTGCCCTCGCTGCTCTTGATGGGGCAGGATTTGGAGCTGATGCGGATCTTGTTGGTGGCGCTGTTGGGCGGGACGCTGGGCGTGTTGATGATGATTCCGCTGCGGCACGGGCTGATCGTGCAGGAGCACGGCAAGATCACCTACCCGGAAGGGACGGCGTGCGCGGAGGTGTTGATTGCCGGCGACAAGGGCGGGACTTCGGCCAAGACCGTATTTCTCGGGGGTGGTGTTGGATTCGTGTTCGGCTTTCTCAATCTGATTGTGCGGTGGTGGAAAGAGACCTCCGACTGGACGCTCGGCTTTTTCAAAGGCGCATCGATTTCGGCGGAGGTGGCGCCGACGATGCTGGGGGTGGGATATATCATTGGTGTCAAGACCGCATGTAATATGATGGCGGGCGGCGCGCTGGCGTTTATCGTGATCATCCCGCTGATCAAGGCATTTGGCGAGGGACTGACCGGCGCGGTATTTCCTGAGTCCTCGGCGTTGATCAAGGACATGAGTCCGGGCGCGATCCGCAATGCCTATGTGCTTTACATCGGGGCGGGCGCGGTAGCAACGGGCGGGATTATCAGTCTGATTCGGTCAATTCCCTCGATCGTGGGTGCGTTCAAGCGCGGCCTAGGGTCGCTGGCAGCATCGCAACGGGGCGGGCAGCCGGTGATCTTGCGCACTGAGCGCGATATTCCGATGCCGTATGTTCTTGGCGGCTGCGTGATTCTCGTGCTGGCGATCTGGCTGGCGCCGATTCTGAACATCAACTTCGTCTCGTCGGCGCTGATCGTGCTGTTCGGGTTCTTCTTCGTGACGGTATCGAGTCGGATCACGGGCGAGATCGGTTCGTCGTCTAACCCGATTTCAGGGATGACGGTGGCGACGCTGCTGATTACCTGTCTGCTGTTCTTGCTGGTGAACTGGACGGGGGTTGATTTCCGGGTGATGGCCTTGACGACGGCGGCGCTGGTCTGTGTGGCGGCCTCGAACGGCGGCACGATCTCGCAGGATTTGAAGACGGGCTTCCTGGTCGGTGCGACACCATCACGGCAGCAGATTGGCATCATTGTCGGCGTTGCGACGAGCGCGATGGTAATCGGCTGGACGCTGCTGTCGCTGAATCAGGCGATGACGACCTATTCGGCGCGCAATTATCCGAATTTCACGGCACAGGTGCCGGCTGACGCCAAGCAGGTGGAGTACGACGGCAGGATGTACCGCCAGATTTCGCTTCCGGAATTGACCGACGGTGTGCCGACCGGGCGCTATCTGGTCAATGACGCCGGGAAGATCGTGTATCTGATCGATCCGGGCGTGTGCGGCACCGACTTGCATCGTGCGGTGCGCTTGACGGATGCTCAGTATCGCAGTTACCAGGCGGGAGTGTTGCCCGACACGATGCCGACGTTCTTGACTGCGGACGGACCGCAGAAGATTCTGACGCTGGAGGCCGATCAAGGCGGCGTTGCGGCGGGGACGTACTTGGTCGATTCGACCGGCGCGCTGTCGCACCGGCTGATGCCGATTACGAAGTATGATGCGCCCAAGGCGCGGTTGTTCAGCCTGATTATCGACGGTATCCTGACGCACAAGTTGCCGTGGGCGTTAGTGCTGATCGGAATCTCTTTGGCGTTGATCATGGAGTTGGTCGGGGTGTCGTCGCTGCC contains:
- a CDS encoding OPT/YSL family transporter; this translates as MVIGWTLLSLNQAMTTYSARNYPNFTAQVPADAKQVEYDGRMYRQISLPELTDGVPTGRYLVNDAGKIVYLIDPGVCGTDLHRAVRLTDAQYRSYQAGVLPDTMPTFLTADGPQKILTLEADQGGVAAGTYLVDSTGALSHRLMPITKYDAPKARLFSLIIDGILTHKLPWALVLIGISLALIMELVGVSSLPFAVGLYLPISTSTPIFIGGIIRWLVDRRNKNASSSEA